In one Natrarchaeobius halalkaliphilus genomic region, the following are encoded:
- a CDS encoding DUF7563 family protein produces the protein MVGVSSIPWASVETSTGRHCGAHVTNQFARVFGDDRDRAHRCGECDTYCRLSRGSAAGLEVPIPDPETSPGRHGDVPDA, from the coding sequence GTGGTCGGCGTGAGTTCCATTCCCTGGGCGTCGGTCGAGACGTCGACCGGTCGTCACTGTGGAGCCCACGTTACCAACCAGTTCGCTCGAGTGTTCGGTGACGATCGCGACCGCGCCCACCGTTGCGGCGAGTGCGATACCTACTGCCGACTGAGCCGAGGCTCTGCCGCAGGACTCGAGGTTCCGATTCCGGATCCAGAGACGTCGCCGGGCCGACACGGAGATGTGCCGGATGCGTAA
- a CDS encoding helix-turn-helix domain-containing protein, whose amino-acid sequence MAVIAHLRIPADSFELGRILELETTGTIELENMVPLGEKAVPFFSVSDAVRESFEQNVENHPSVERIIEVTRHDDERLYSLDWSVGRDVFLQGVVDLQGQLLSATGTVNTWEFEIRFPTHEALSEFQEYCSNAHISLEVGRIYNPVRPGTGMWYGVTEAQRETLMSAVQGGYYSIPRRMSTQDLADDLGISDQAVTERLRRAIETLTENTLIAMEEELAEEFEQPQES is encoded by the coding sequence ATGGCAGTCATCGCACATCTTCGGATCCCGGCCGACTCGTTCGAACTCGGCCGGATACTCGAACTGGAAACAACCGGGACGATCGAACTCGAAAACATGGTCCCGCTGGGCGAGAAAGCCGTTCCGTTCTTCTCAGTGAGTGACGCAGTCCGAGAATCGTTCGAGCAAAACGTCGAGAATCACCCGTCGGTCGAACGAATCATAGAAGTAACACGCCACGACGACGAGCGCCTGTATTCGCTGGACTGGAGCGTCGGTCGCGATGTATTCTTACAGGGAGTTGTCGATCTCCAGGGACAACTCCTGAGTGCCACTGGAACGGTCAATACATGGGAGTTCGAGATCCGGTTTCCCACTCACGAGGCGCTCAGTGAGTTTCAGGAATACTGCTCGAACGCCCACATTTCCCTCGAAGTCGGACGCATCTACAATCCCGTCCGTCCGGGGACTGGCATGTGGTACGGGGTGACAGAAGCCCAGCGTGAAACGTTGATGAGCGCTGTTCAGGGCGGATACTACTCCATCCCGCGGCGAATGTCCACGCAGGATCTGGCCGATGACCTCGGGATCTCCGACCAGGCCGTCACAGAACGACTTCGCCGGGCGATCGAGACGCTCACCGAAAACACGCTCATCGCAATGGAAGAGGAACTCGCCGAGGAGTTCGAACAGCCCCAGGAATCGTGA
- a CDS encoding HalOD1 output domain-containing protein: MSFAVVMAVAQRKGTPVKELRPLHDVVDPDALDALCTAAEVSVTFSYDGYMVTINGDESIHLEEHS, from the coding sequence GTGAGTTTTGCAGTCGTGATGGCTGTCGCACAGCGAAAGGGAACCCCCGTCAAGGAGTTGCGACCGCTGCACGACGTTGTCGATCCGGACGCGCTTGACGCTTTGTGTACCGCCGCGGAAGTTTCGGTCACGTTCTCGTACGACGGCTATATGGTCACCATCAACGGCGATGAATCGATTCATCTCGAAGAACACTCCTGA
- a CDS encoding type IV pilin: MDAKLIQRKLVGEEQERAVSPVIGVILMVAITVILAAVIAAFVLDLGGSVGQEAQAGVSIDVDESAEEVSVEITSLGNSNYVDLSSSEWGDGMDGTEDNVTNMDVGDTVTLEHDKAPQDINESGTVSAVAVIEESETRTSVASEDWDF, encoded by the coding sequence ATGGATGCAAAACTAATACAACGCAAACTCGTGGGAGAAGAGCAGGAACGAGCAGTGTCACCAGTCATAGGGGTTATACTCATGGTCGCCATAACCGTCATTCTCGCGGCCGTGATTGCTGCCTTCGTCCTCGACCTCGGTGGGAGTGTAGGACAAGAAGCTCAGGCTGGTGTTTCGATCGATGTCGATGAAAGTGCTGAAGAAGTGAGTGTTGAAATCACCTCTCTCGGGAATTCGAATTACGTTGATTTGAGTAGTAGTGAGTGGGGCGATGGTATGGATGGCACCGAGGATAACGTGACGAATATGGATGTCGGAGACACGGTGACGCTTGAGCACGACAAGGCCCCTCAAGATATCAACGAATCGGGTACGGTCTCCGCTGTCGCTGTCATTGAGGAATCAGAAACGCGAACCTCCGTGGCTAGCGAAGACTGGGACTTCTAA
- a CDS encoding twin-arginine translocation signal domain-containing protein, which yields MAQRPQPTEMDDCSRRQFLGRTATAGGAVAAIGAGGHKIAPQHSPIGRAQALAPVAPIGAGAAAGALGYLITEGVDRILGDDRDYSGYTGSEALHQNIMTGAAEMNSADERVMTSIENNITHSRAVGLAKGKAAIIEEMNAEENEDAATDAMYDAIDDYYATIEENIINHYTAQYDQLLHMAEMVQTHGSISLSTVFEGYIDSNYHDANTDGGGSAGVHKFLTREDNDDVVDYELANGETIEVKISIGELALDTFESVAPHTSLVPNGLTRFRIRPVDDEDPVGFFDCQRYHDALESASAERDTVVSDLTGFVSDVYNFYSPGDIPTEDLVDPITASTELRQDYDNRAGQGAHAAMLGIPTNADFSALLHIYSDDLPDGADEDYWDVWADIFTNHVPTDEEGDEVGFEVGETYDPSEWDAPLFIAYEYIDSVTGDERADFTQIESEFSIELVEDADGNEVENFQTESRNSQTSDIESLEDELEALREEQIRLQEEAQDQNGGGGGGIGDWFGGGSQGGVLVGGLIVLAAIVGIGQVTG from the coding sequence ATGGCCCAACGCCCACAGCCCACGGAGATGGACGACTGCTCGAGGCGTCAGTTTCTCGGCCGAACGGCGACGGCTGGCGGCGCAGTCGCGGCGATCGGGGCGGGCGGACACAAGATAGCTCCGCAGCACAGCCCGATCGGTCGCGCACAGGCATTAGCCCCTGTCGCTCCGATCGGCGCGGGTGCGGCCGCTGGTGCACTCGGGTACCTCATCACCGAGGGCGTCGACCGGATTCTCGGGGACGACCGGGATTACAGCGGCTATACTGGTTCTGAAGCACTCCACCAGAATATCATGACTGGTGCAGCCGAAATGAACAGCGCAGACGAGCGTGTAATGACCTCGATCGAGAATAATATCACTCACTCTCGAGCCGTCGGCCTCGCAAAAGGGAAGGCTGCGATCATCGAGGAGATGAATGCAGAGGAAAACGAGGATGCGGCTACTGATGCCATGTATGACGCTATTGATGATTATTACGCGACCATCGAAGAAAACATCATCAATCACTACACGGCTCAATACGATCAGCTTTTGCATATGGCTGAGATGGTCCAAACTCACGGTAGTATCTCTCTATCGACGGTCTTCGAGGGATACATCGACAGCAACTACCACGACGCAAATACCGACGGCGGCGGCAGTGCGGGAGTTCATAAATTCCTCACTCGCGAGGATAACGACGACGTAGTGGACTACGAACTCGCAAACGGAGAGACGATCGAAGTTAAAATTTCGATCGGAGAACTCGCTCTCGACACATTCGAGTCCGTCGCTCCACACACGAGTCTCGTCCCGAATGGACTAACTCGGTTCAGAATCCGTCCGGTAGATGACGAGGACCCCGTTGGTTTCTTCGACTGTCAAAGATATCATGACGCCCTAGAAAGCGCAAGCGCAGAGAGGGATACAGTTGTGTCGGACCTTACCGGGTTCGTCTCCGACGTGTACAACTTCTACTCGCCGGGAGATATCCCGACAGAGGACTTAGTTGATCCGATCACAGCTTCAACGGAACTTCGGCAGGACTACGATAACCGCGCTGGGCAGGGCGCTCACGCGGCGATGCTGGGCATTCCGACGAACGCAGACTTCTCGGCCTTACTGCACATCTATAGTGACGATTTGCCGGACGGTGCAGATGAGGACTATTGGGATGTCTGGGCGGATATCTTCACGAATCACGTCCCGACCGATGAAGAAGGCGATGAGGTAGGGTTTGAAGTCGGTGAGACGTATGATCCGTCGGAGTGGGACGCTCCCCTGTTCATCGCATACGAGTACATCGATTCAGTCACAGGCGACGAGAGAGCCGACTTCACACAGATAGAGTCTGAGTTCTCGATCGAGTTAGTCGAAGACGCAGACGGGAATGAAGTCGAGAACTTCCAGACGGAAAGCAGGAACAGCCAAACGAGCGATATCGAATCGCTCGAGGACGAACTCGAGGCGCTCCGGGAGGAACAGATCCGACTTCAGGAGGAGGCACAGGACCAGAACGGTGGCGGCGGTGGCGGTATCGGGGACTGGTTCGGCGGCGGTTCTCAGGGTGGCGTACTCGTCGGCGGACTGATCGTCCTCGCCGCGATCGTCGGAATCGGCCAAGTAACTGGCTAA
- a CDS encoding MarR family transcriptional regulator, with protein MTQADDRVLETLSDSGLILSPRILSANTDYSRHYLSTRLGHLLDAGLVERVDEGLYKITDRGQAYLEGDLEAADLERDE; from the coding sequence ATGACACAAGCAGACGATAGAGTCCTCGAAACCCTCTCGGATAGCGGTCTAATCCTTTCGCCTCGTATTCTCTCGGCAAATACGGATTATTCACGTCACTACCTAAGTACGCGACTCGGCCATCTCCTAGATGCTGGGCTCGTCGAACGTGTGGACGAAGGGCTCTACAAAATCACCGACCGCGGTCAGGCCTACCTCGAGGGAGATCTCGAGGCTGCGGACTTGGAACGAGACGAGTAA
- a CDS encoding ribbon-helix-helix domain-containing protein has protein sequence MERVTLRIPKQQIEEVEQLVDSGEFPNRSEAIRSAVREMINEQYDGQTDQTSKRSWAKV, from the coding sequence ATGGAGCGTGTGACACTGCGAATTCCGAAACAGCAGATCGAGGAGGTTGAGCAACTGGTCGACTCCGGCGAGTTTCCGAATCGGAGCGAGGCGATCCGATCGGCCGTCCGAGAGATGATCAACGAACAGTACGACGGGCAGACGGACCAGACCAGCAAACGCAGCTGGGCAAAGGTGTAA
- a CDS encoding tyrosine-type recombinase/integrase: MNLQQHQNRDDMKVWLSQPEVVQLLESAQDTQQRLAFSLGARCGLRSHEVLDVSPDDVVDTDAGTILRVWHGKGDQFRETPVPRDLATTIRTVADVRDASRSEPLLEISTTRSLRRWLTAAADELAETTDDDGWRYLGFHDLRRTWATALAAADVDPLLVIDWGGWNDLETFLEHYRGTYSPEAQQRERQKVAWL; the protein is encoded by the coding sequence ATGAATCTCCAACAGCACCAAAACCGCGACGACATGAAGGTCTGGCTCAGCCAGCCCGAAGTAGTACAACTGCTCGAGTCGGCCCAAGACACCCAACAGCGACTGGCGTTCTCACTCGGCGCGCGGTGTGGACTCCGCTCGCACGAGGTACTGGACGTCTCACCCGACGATGTCGTCGATACCGATGCCGGAACGATCCTCCGCGTCTGGCACGGCAAAGGCGACCAGTTCCGCGAGACACCCGTTCCCCGAGATCTCGCGACGACCATCCGAACCGTGGCCGACGTTCGCGACGCCTCCAGGAGCGAACCGTTACTCGAGATCTCGACGACGCGCTCACTTCGGCGCTGGCTCACTGCGGCCGCTGACGAGCTGGCCGAGACGACCGACGATGACGGCTGGCGGTATCTCGGTTTCCACGATCTCCGGCGCACCTGGGCGACCGCGCTCGCCGCGGCCGACGTCGACCCGCTCCTGGTGATCGACTGGGGCGGCTGGAACGATCTCGAGACCTTTCTCGAGCACTACCGTGGTACGTACTCGCCGGAGGCCCAACAGCGAGAACGCCAAAAAGTCGCCTGGTTGTAA
- a CDS encoding tyrosine-type recombinase/integrase, with amino-acid sequence MSDTLDPIPPAEAAEMYHHAMRDEHAAATRKSSRHRLQSFVQFCEEKEIENLNNVSGRDLYRYRIWRREGHGEGREPIKLVTLKGQLATLRSFLQFAANIDAVRPSLYEQVTLPTMKHGEDVSDSTLEVDRAIGILEYLEHAEPASREHIILLLLWRTGARTGAIRGLDLRDLDLEGAHPKVKGPAIRFVHRPESGTPLKNQEDGTRWNRISEMTAKYLENYLEYHRHDVTDDHGRKPVITTRYGRPAGNTIRKTLYKITRPCWRGESCPHDRDVAECEATYIDQASKCPSSRSPHDVRSGRVTYYRSEDVPRRVVQDRLNASEDILDRHYDRRTDRKQAQQRSNYLPDL; translated from the coding sequence ATGAGCGACACTCTCGATCCGATTCCACCGGCTGAAGCTGCCGAGATGTATCATCACGCCATGCGTGACGAGCATGCAGCGGCGACAAGGAAAAGCTCCAGGCACCGATTACAGTCGTTCGTTCAGTTTTGCGAAGAAAAAGAGATCGAGAACCTGAACAACGTCTCCGGCCGGGACCTGTACCGATACCGTATTTGGAGGCGGGAAGGCCACGGAGAGGGTCGTGAACCGATTAAGCTGGTCACGCTGAAGGGGCAACTCGCGACCCTTCGTAGTTTCCTCCAATTCGCCGCGAACATCGACGCTGTACGACCGTCCCTGTACGAACAGGTGACGCTACCGACGATGAAACACGGGGAGGATGTCTCCGATTCCACGCTCGAAGTCGATCGGGCGATCGGCATCCTCGAGTACCTTGAGCACGCGGAGCCCGCCTCTCGAGAACATATCATCTTGCTACTGCTCTGGCGAACGGGAGCTCGTACCGGAGCGATTCGGGGGTTAGATCTCCGTGATCTAGACCTCGAAGGGGCTCACCCGAAAGTCAAGGGGCCGGCAATACGGTTCGTACACCGACCTGAAAGCGGTACACCGCTGAAAAATCAGGAAGACGGAACTCGGTGGAATCGGATCAGTGAGATGACGGCGAAATATCTCGAGAACTATCTCGAGTATCATCGCCACGACGTAACCGACGATCACGGTCGAAAACCGGTAATCACGACTCGGTACGGCCGTCCGGCAGGGAATACGATTCGGAAGACGCTGTACAAGATCACTCGCCCTTGCTGGCGCGGAGAGTCCTGCCCGCACGATCGGGACGTGGCCGAGTGCGAGGCAACGTACATTGATCAAGCGAGTAAGTGCCCATCGTCGAGGTCGCCCCATGACGTGCGGAGCGGCCGGGTCACGTACTACCGAAGTGAGGATGTCCCCCGCCGAGTCGTGCAGGATCGGCTCAATGCCAGCGAGGATATTCTGGACCGACACTACGACCGCCGCACAGACCGCAAGCAGGCCCAACAGCGCAGTAACTACCTTCCTGACCTATGA
- a CDS encoding HNH endonuclease: protein MIEDIPAVSALEEGETYHRVKLHEKYGGARYRGIAPCKDHPYVFIFTGDSGEEHGYLDEFRGDTFVYTGEGREGDMEMTQGNKAIRDHREDGREIHLFESNEEAWSVTYVGQFEYADWFPQRLEDTNGNYRKAICFELEPVDNNVEIETYDLGQLDLETLHERAAGTSAAESTEGKTTTTTRTTHPRSEAVKEYALRVADGVCQGCEEHAPFIGKDGEPFLEVHHLYRRSDGGPDHPDNVVALCPNCHQRVHHGQDGDDFNQQLIERSKTPEFE, encoded by the coding sequence ATGATCGAAGACATTCCAGCTGTTTCAGCACTCGAGGAGGGGGAAACGTACCATCGGGTCAAGCTACATGAAAAGTACGGTGGGGCACGATACCGGGGGATCGCACCCTGCAAAGACCATCCGTACGTCTTCATCTTCACCGGCGATTCCGGCGAAGAACACGGCTACCTTGACGAATTCCGCGGCGACACATTCGTTTACACCGGCGAAGGACGGGAAGGGGACATGGAGATGACCCAGGGAAACAAGGCGATCCGCGACCACCGCGAGGACGGCCGGGAGATCCACCTCTTCGAAAGCAACGAGGAAGCCTGGAGCGTCACCTACGTCGGTCAGTTCGAATACGCTGATTGGTTCCCCCAGCGACTCGAGGATACGAACGGCAACTATCGTAAGGCGATCTGCTTCGAGCTTGAACCCGTTGACAACAACGTCGAGATCGAGACCTATGACCTTGGCCAGCTCGATCTCGAGACGTTACACGAACGAGCGGCCGGGACTTCAGCGGCGGAGTCAACTGAAGGCAAAACAACGACTACAACTCGAACAACGCACCCACGCTCGGAGGCAGTCAAAGAGTACGCACTTCGCGTCGCTGACGGAGTGTGCCAAGGTTGTGAAGAACATGCTCCGTTCATCGGGAAAGATGGGGAACCGTTTCTCGAGGTACATCACCTCTATCGTCGCAGTGACGGTGGGCCGGATCACCCAGACAACGTCGTTGCTCTCTGTCCGAACTGTCACCAGAGAGTGCATCACGGACAAGATGGTGATGACTTCAACCAACAACTCATCGAGAGATCGAAAACACCAGAGTTTGAATGA
- a CDS encoding RNA-directed DNA polymerase — translation MDFVDDLDLELAWRKTKKDLNDHMNSFTDSPYVIDILDRNTDEWIEELRNALNNGEYEPKSVRIVNVPKNNYHLRPASVLHPKDIVVYSSYILEVYSKIKDEMQWSGNRCRYSHILLDDKSKSNRWQKFEKGHWRDLQQQKITHAENSSYVLETDVSGYYENIDIERLISIFRQFTERTEIAHCLWDILQPWAEPRKRGIPQGYGASDILAEIYLDGIDRRLSNSGFTHVRYNDDFTVFCGSHDSAIQAQNLLERLFRSRGLNMKTGKTRIRTAEDAIEAYNEPESKFAELRERISSADKEGMSEADYLRSGFPPEFVTYSSSEENEEAEPDEEVEANEETEVEVWERGYSKYIDGVPFSELDTHLFRYVIRNLGDVGSYIGVKYCIEYILEGYADVRQILNRYFKKLPVKEGIVRRLADAIIRNEIRYSYHEFALLRWFYEIDHIGPKVVHAARTVLSRESSLIESRDYAIAILGEHGDYSDWEQIEMLYSQELRPQSKAIIAYAIRGFEPKHRGRFYNRMDVSPQLVRYSIECAKSDAPEFS, via the coding sequence ATGGATTTTGTCGACGACCTTGATCTTGAACTTGCTTGGCGAAAGACTAAGAAAGACCTAAATGACCATATGAATTCTTTTACAGATTCTCCCTACGTAATTGATATCCTTGACAGAAATACAGATGAATGGATTGAGGAGTTGAGAAATGCGTTAAATAACGGAGAGTATGAACCAAAATCTGTAAGGATAGTTAACGTTCCGAAGAACAATTATCACTTACGTCCTGCATCAGTTTTACATCCTAAAGACATAGTCGTATATTCTTCCTATATATTAGAGGTATACAGCAAAATAAAAGATGAAATGCAGTGGTCAGGGAACAGGTGCAGGTATTCTCATATTTTGTTAGATGACAAGTCAAAAAGTAACCGGTGGCAAAAGTTTGAAAAAGGCCACTGGAGAGACCTCCAGCAACAGAAAATAACACATGCTGAAAACAGCAGTTATGTCCTCGAAACAGACGTGTCTGGATATTATGAGAACATAGACATAGAACGGCTAATATCTATATTTCGCCAATTCACAGAGAGAACGGAGATAGCTCACTGTCTCTGGGATATTCTTCAACCCTGGGCAGAACCGCGAAAAAGAGGGATTCCACAAGGCTATGGTGCATCGGACATCCTTGCAGAGATCTATTTGGACGGCATTGACCGTCGACTCAGTAATTCCGGTTTCACACATGTAAGGTATAATGACGATTTTACTGTATTTTGTGGATCACATGATTCTGCAATTCAGGCACAAAATCTCTTAGAACGGTTGTTCCGATCTCGTGGTTTGAATATGAAAACAGGTAAGACAAGGATTCGGACAGCAGAAGATGCCATTGAGGCATATAATGAGCCAGAATCAAAGTTCGCTGAGCTTCGGGAAAGGATTAGTAGTGCAGACAAAGAAGGTATGTCAGAAGCAGATTACCTTCGTTCAGGATTTCCTCCTGAATTCGTCACATATTCTTCTTCTGAGGAAAACGAAGAAGCAGAGCCGGACGAAGAAGTAGAAGCCAATGAAGAAACCGAAGTGGAGGTTTGGGAAAGAGGTTATTCTAAATATATTGATGGAGTGCCTTTCTCTGAGTTAGATACTCACCTTTTCAGATACGTCATAAGGAATTTAGGTGATGTTGGATCGTATATCGGTGTAAAATATTGCATTGAATACATTTTAGAGGGGTATGCAGATGTTCGGCAAATATTAAATAGATATTTCAAAAAGCTTCCAGTTAAGGAAGGGATTGTCCGTAGATTGGCTGATGCCATAATTAGGAACGAAATCCGGTACTCCTATCATGAATTTGCTCTACTTCGATGGTTCTATGAAATAGATCACATCGGTCCTAAAGTGGTCCATGCTGCTCGGACCGTCCTATCTAGAGAAAGTTCCCTAATTGAATCGAGAGACTATGCAATTGCAATCTTAGGAGAGCACGGTGACTATTCTGATTGGGAACAGATCGAAATGTTATACTCTCAGGAACTTCGGCCACAGAGTAAGGCCATAATCGCTTATGCAATCCGTGGGTTTGAGCCAAAACACCGAGGCCGATTTTATAACCGGATGGATGTTTCCCCCCAATTAGTGCGATACTCAATTGAATGCGCAAAAAGCGATGCTCCAGAGTTCTCGTAG
- a CDS encoding DUF7344 domain-containing protein — protein sequence MGFDDITEALGGRARRQVLVELQDHNPVDQPEAVTKNSAQEDEVQELQLTHTHLPKLDDMGYIVWDRDHGTIIKGPNWEEIEPVVRLLSDNRDQIPNDTF from the coding sequence ATGGGGTTTGATGACATAACCGAGGCCCTCGGGGGTCGAGCGCGGCGGCAGGTACTTGTGGAACTCCAGGATCACAATCCAGTGGACCAACCAGAGGCGGTGACGAAGAATAGTGCGCAAGAGGACGAGGTACAGGAGTTACAACTCACTCACACGCATCTCCCAAAACTCGATGACATGGGCTACATCGTATGGGATAGGGACCACGGGACTATCATAAAGGGACCGAATTGGGAAGAGATCGAACCGGTGGTTCGATTACTCAGCGACAACAGGGACCAAATCCCCAACGACACGTTCTAA
- a CDS encoding double zinc ribbon domain-containing protein, with amino-acid sequence MSKITFRADDDLIEELESLEISKSEAMREALRSYLGEPTQVDSGTEREANETAIDDLVRDRVDELLTERLETRTSPHRVRSRTSERHDLNLSISFEGVEGASVEPSKTRTGSVDAEYESEAVTRDRTGSSEQNRERTQCGQCGEHVDDDHVYCPNCGEKASRRLFCECGDELRSDWSFCPSCGRRTPAADVLESG; translated from the coding sequence ATGAGCAAGATCACGTTCCGAGCCGATGACGACCTCATCGAGGAACTCGAGTCACTCGAGATTTCCAAGAGCGAGGCGATGCGCGAGGCGCTCCGTTCGTATCTCGGTGAGCCGACCCAGGTCGATTCCGGAACGGAACGTGAGGCGAACGAGACGGCGATCGATGACCTCGTTCGTGATCGAGTCGACGAGCTACTGACTGAACGGCTCGAAACACGGACCTCTCCTCACCGTGTGCGCTCGCGGACGTCCGAACGCCACGATCTCAACCTGTCGATCTCCTTCGAGGGGGTCGAGGGGGCGTCGGTCGAGCCTTCGAAGACGCGAACCGGATCGGTCGACGCCGAGTACGAATCCGAGGCCGTTACTCGGGATCGGACCGGTTCTTCGGAGCAGAACAGAGAACGAACGCAGTGTGGACAGTGTGGTGAACACGTCGACGACGATCACGTTTACTGTCCAAACTGTGGCGAGAAGGCCTCACGACGGCTGTTCTGTGAGTGCGGTGACGAACTCCGGTCGGACTGGTCGTTCTGTCCGAGCTGTGGCCGTCGGACGCCGGCCGCTGACGTTCTCGAGTCGGGGTAA
- a CDS encoding type IV pilin yields the protein MTSHSLQYRNRAVSPVIGVILVVAITVILAAVVAGLVLDIGSDIDEEVQAGVSITVQHDPQYLDVQVTTLGNADHINITGDPYDNLDDSSPNNLDEDDLRELETGDSVRIGKDDLESAGENGTVVAVGVAGEQETLITSEDYNFS from the coding sequence ATGACCAGCCACTCGCTACAATACCGTAATCGGGCCGTTTCGCCTGTCATCGGCGTCATCCTCGTCGTTGCGATTACCGTAATTCTCGCGGCTGTCGTCGCGGGGCTGGTTCTCGACATCGGCAGTGACATCGACGAAGAAGTACAAGCAGGTGTTTCGATCACCGTCCAACATGATCCACAGTATCTCGACGTCCAAGTGACGACACTGGGGAACGCCGATCACATCAACATCACCGGCGATCCCTACGACAATCTCGACGACAGCAGTCCGAACAACCTGGATGAAGACGATCTCCGAGAACTCGAGACCGGCGACAGTGTCCGAATCGGAAAAGACGATCTTGAGTCCGCCGGAGAAAACGGGACGGTGGTGGCGGTCGGCGTGGCTGGTGAGCAAGAGACGCTGATTACCAGCGAAGACTACAACTTTAGCTAA
- a CDS encoding DUF7718 family protein, with the protein MPDGPREYDREYETSLTHRARKRLGYNRDGDVISRFVVQLEYEIDEWTTVVRYDHDVKSEFGHDVSEEGVHIDIYRDGEKYRTEYVAPPMPAKYALDRAEDHLANNLVGFIRRFEEWHEIRPDR; encoded by the coding sequence ATGCCGGACGGACCGCGAGAGTACGACCGAGAGTACGAGACATCCCTCACACACCGTGCTCGGAAGCGGTTGGGATACAACCGAGACGGGGACGTGATCAGTCGGTTCGTCGTGCAGTTAGAATACGAGATCGACGAGTGGACGACTGTCGTCCGATACGATCACGACGTGAAAAGCGAGTTCGGTCACGATGTCAGCGAGGAAGGCGTTCACATCGATATCTACCGCGACGGAGAAAAGTACCGGACCGAGTACGTCGCTCCGCCGATGCCCGCAAAATACGCACTGGATCGCGCCGAAGATCATTTAGCGAACAACCTCGTAGGCTTCATACGGAGATTCGAAGAATGGCACGAGATCAGACCCGACCGATGA